One part of the Pecten maximus chromosome 1, xPecMax1.1, whole genome shotgun sequence genome encodes these proteins:
- the LOC117323347 gene encoding very low-density lipoprotein receptor-like — protein MTELYSTTVRFVFMAGLTLLSLCQTAHIKKVVRRSVTCDRSEFACTSDCIPNIWACDGDSDCSGGEDELPSLCEDRVCPHTYFKCDGNKCFPCEDINDGFPDCNDSSDEGYNGTCPTPPPTT, from the exons ATGACGGAGCTATACAGTACTACCGTACGTTTTGTGTTCATGGCGGGACTAACACTACTTTCCTTGTGCCAGACAGCGCATATCAAGAAAG TTGTCAGGCGCTCTGTCACATGTGATCGGTCCGAATTCGCCTGTACTTCTGATTGTATTCCAAACATCTGGGCGTGTGACGGAGACAGCGACTGTTCTGGTGGTGAGGACGAGCTTCCATCCCTCTGTG AAGACCGTGTGTGTCCCCATACGTATTTCAAGTGTGACGGCAACAAGTGTTTTCCGTGTGAGGATATCAACGACGGCTTTCCCGACTGCAACGACAGCTCCGACGAGGGCTATAACGGCACGTGCCCTACGCCGCCTCCTACCACGTGA